One window of Robiginitalea biformata HTCC2501 genomic DNA carries:
- a CDS encoding queuosine precursor transporter: MKQADQRVAYKAYLFLGALFITSLVVSNLIFQKFFYWKPFGEVEVFGAPLFELSVGILPYPVTFLITDLISEIYGRKKANQVVTAGIFASFFSMGIVLLADRVPAIAGSPVDDAVFSQVFALSPIAVLASMLAYLFAQYIDIAIYHFWKRLTRGRYLWLRNNFSTFSSQIVDTFTVIFLLCTFGVLPWEAFYGLFVSGVIFKIFIAFLDTPLLYLFVYIFRKRFGLAPNEELPLAF, encoded by the coding sequence ATGAAGCAGGCCGACCAGCGGGTTGCCTACAAGGCCTACCTATTCCTGGGGGCGTTGTTCATCACCTCCCTGGTGGTGTCCAACCTGATTTTTCAGAAATTCTTTTATTGGAAGCCCTTTGGGGAAGTGGAGGTATTCGGGGCACCCCTCTTTGAATTGTCGGTAGGCATCCTCCCTTATCCGGTGACCTTTTTGATCACCGACCTGATCTCGGAGATATACGGCCGCAAAAAGGCAAACCAGGTTGTTACCGCGGGGATCTTCGCCTCGTTTTTTTCCATGGGCATCGTCCTGCTGGCAGACCGGGTCCCCGCCATTGCGGGATCGCCGGTAGACGATGCCGTTTTCAGCCAGGTATTTGCGCTTTCCCCCATCGCGGTGCTGGCCTCCATGCTGGCGTATTTGTTTGCCCAGTACATCGATATTGCCATATACCATTTCTGGAAACGGCTAACCCGGGGCCGTTACCTTTGGCTCCGCAACAACTTTTCAACATTCTCCTCCCAGATCGTCGATACTTTTACGGTGATTTTCCTCCTGTGTACGTTTGGCGTCCTGCCCTGGGAGGCCTTTTATGGCCTTTTTGTGTCCGGGGTGATATTTAAGATATTTATAGCATTTCTCGACACGCCTTTGCTCTATCTTTTCGTATATATCTTCAGGAAGCGCTTCGGCCTGGCTCCCAATGAGGAACTGCCGCTGGCTTTCTGA
- the sppA gene encoding signal peptide peptidase SppA, which yields MAFLRNLLAAILGTLVALGIVFVMFLIFVSLAGSEEPVRIPDDSVLELSFPYPINEYSGNDPGDPLAGLFDASQGLDEITKAIRLAAGDDRISGISLGGPYLLAGITQTRAIRQALAEFRETGKFVYAYGDFYMQKDYYLSSVADSVFLNPVGTVDFKGLAAEVLYFKEFQEKTGLQMEVVRHGKYKSAVEPFLSDSMSDDNREQLRELLASIWSSIREEISTSRGLSVDELDRIADGLLARTPERAVTTGLVDALIYRGEYDDLLARASGRGEDDPKIVTLQDYIRATKNKRLHTGDSRIAIVYAQGEIFYGEGGPDYIGQVRMQEVFKKVREDEDIKAVVLRINSPGGSALTSEIIWREIMETRKEKPVVVSLSDVAASGGYYMAVAGDRIVTEPTTITGSIGVFATIPNISSLSEKIGINAEQVGTHDMSVDYSFFEPMGDDFREVVREGIEDTYETFLQRVADGRGISVAQADSLAQGRVWSGTDAVRLGLADALGGMPEALDTAAELAGVESYRTLSLPKYKSGLERLMEDLGGAGEAAGQAALTDRLGAEWAGILEQIREQLQRKGVQARLPFILEIR from the coding sequence ATGGCATTTCTAAGAAACCTGCTTGCAGCAATCCTCGGCACCCTGGTGGCCCTGGGGATCGTATTTGTAATGTTCCTGATTTTCGTCAGCCTGGCCGGGAGCGAGGAGCCCGTCCGCATCCCGGACGATTCCGTACTGGAACTCAGTTTCCCCTACCCGATAAACGAATACAGCGGCAATGACCCGGGCGATCCGCTGGCTGGCCTGTTCGACGCCTCCCAGGGCCTGGACGAAATCACCAAAGCCATCCGGCTGGCAGCCGGGGACGACCGGATCAGCGGCATCAGCCTGGGCGGGCCCTACCTGCTGGCGGGCATTACCCAGACCCGCGCCATCCGGCAGGCACTTGCCGAATTCAGGGAAACCGGCAAATTCGTCTACGCTTACGGGGACTTTTACATGCAGAAGGACTATTACCTCTCCAGCGTGGCGGACAGCGTATTCCTGAACCCGGTGGGGACGGTCGATTTCAAGGGGCTTGCAGCAGAAGTGCTTTACTTCAAGGAATTCCAGGAGAAGACCGGTTTGCAGATGGAAGTGGTGCGGCACGGGAAGTACAAGAGCGCCGTTGAGCCCTTCCTGAGCGATTCGATGAGCGATGACAACCGGGAACAACTCCGGGAATTGCTCGCCTCCATCTGGTCGAGCATCCGGGAGGAAATTTCGACCAGCCGGGGCCTGTCGGTTGACGAACTGGACCGCATTGCCGACGGCCTGCTGGCGCGCACCCCGGAACGGGCGGTGACCACTGGCCTGGTGGACGCGCTGATTTACCGGGGGGAGTACGACGACCTGTTGGCCAGGGCCTCGGGCCGCGGGGAGGACGACCCAAAGATTGTCACGCTCCAGGACTACATCCGGGCGACCAAGAACAAGCGCTTGCACACCGGGGATTCCCGGATTGCGATTGTCTATGCCCAGGGAGAAATTTTCTATGGCGAAGGCGGTCCGGACTACATCGGCCAGGTGCGGATGCAGGAAGTATTTAAAAAAGTACGCGAAGATGAAGATATCAAGGCGGTGGTTCTCCGGATCAACTCCCCGGGGGGCAGCGCGCTGACCTCCGAGATCATCTGGCGCGAAATTATGGAGACGCGCAAGGAGAAACCCGTGGTGGTTTCCCTGAGCGACGTAGCCGCTTCCGGGGGTTATTACATGGCGGTGGCCGGGGATCGGATCGTGACGGAACCCACTACTATTACGGGATCCATCGGGGTTTTCGCCACCATCCCCAACATCAGCAGCCTCTCGGAAAAGATCGGAATCAATGCGGAGCAGGTGGGAACCCATGACATGTCCGTGGATTATTCCTTTTTTGAGCCGATGGGCGATGATTTCCGGGAGGTGGTCCGGGAAGGTATCGAGGACACCTACGAAACCTTTTTGCAACGGGTGGCCGACGGACGGGGCATCAGTGTGGCGCAGGCGGACAGCCTGGCGCAGGGCCGCGTGTGGAGCGGCACGGATGCGGTGCGCCTCGGGTTGGCGGATGCCCTGGGAGGCATGCCGGAAGCCCTGGATACCGCGGCAGAACTGGCGGGCGTTGAATCGTACCGGACCCTGAGCCTGCCCAAGTACAAATCGGGACTCGAACGGTTGATGGAAGATCTGGGCGGGGCCGGGGAGGCGGCCGGGCAGGCCGCACTGACGGATCGGTTGGGGGCCGAGTGGGCAGGTATCCTGGAGCAGATCCGGGAACAGCTGCAGCGCAAGGGCGTGCAGGCACGTCTTCCCTTTATCCTGGAAATCCGCTAA
- the folK gene encoding 2-amino-4-hydroxy-6-hydroxymethyldihydropteridine diphosphokinase, giving the protein MEKSRETAYLSLGSNLGHRAWLLQQAVFRIGERAGRVSRISPVYESPSWGFEGGDFLNLCVEIQTSLSPVELLGTLLGIEKDLGRERDGTPGYTSRKVDIDILYYGNSTLSATGLEIPHPRIPERAFVLKPLADIAPQYYHPVLGKDTRNLLQACRDRSGVTRSGIKIFPDRASQFADLGYIAIEGNIGAGKTTLAGKIAEDMNAKLILERFADNPFLPKFYQDQARYAFPLEMSFLAERYQQFTEDTRQLDLFKRFMVSDYDIYKSLIFARITLQEDEFLLYRKLFTLMYQEVRKPRLYVYLYQHTDRLLRQIANRGRDYERGIPAEYLEKIHRGYFDFMRNSPELNTLVIDVSELDFVANPEDYEQVLNEMSARILREGDVKV; this is encoded by the coding sequence GTGGAAAAATCACGCGAAACCGCCTATCTCTCCCTGGGAAGCAACCTGGGTCATCGCGCCTGGCTGTTGCAGCAGGCCGTGTTCCGGATTGGGGAACGCGCCGGCAGGGTTAGCCGCATCAGCCCGGTATACGAGTCGCCCTCCTGGGGGTTTGAAGGCGGGGACTTTCTGAATCTTTGCGTGGAAATCCAAACCAGCCTGTCGCCCGTGGAACTCCTCGGGACCCTCTTGGGCATCGAGAAAGACCTGGGGCGGGAACGGGACGGGACCCCGGGGTATACCTCCAGGAAGGTGGATATCGACATCCTCTATTACGGAAATTCCACCCTGTCGGCTACCGGGCTCGAAATCCCGCATCCGCGGATACCCGAACGCGCATTCGTCCTGAAGCCCCTGGCGGACATCGCCCCCCAATACTACCACCCCGTGCTGGGCAAAGATACCCGTAACCTGTTGCAGGCTTGCAGGGACCGGTCGGGCGTCACCCGATCCGGAATCAAGATTTTTCCGGACCGGGCCTCACAGTTTGCAGATCTCGGCTACATAGCCATCGAGGGGAATATCGGGGCGGGGAAGACCACGCTGGCCGGAAAAATCGCCGAAGATATGAATGCGAAACTGATCCTCGAGCGATTTGCCGACAACCCCTTCCTGCCGAAATTTTACCAGGACCAGGCGCGGTACGCCTTCCCCCTGGAGATGTCCTTCCTGGCCGAACGCTACCAGCAATTTACCGAGGACACGCGCCAGCTGGACCTCTTCAAACGGTTTATGGTGAGCGACTACGACATTTACAAAAGCCTGATTTTTGCCCGGATCACCCTGCAGGAAGATGAATTCCTGCTGTACCGCAAGCTCTTTACATTGATGTATCAGGAGGTCCGGAAACCGCGCCTGTACGTGTACCTGTACCAGCACACGGACCGGCTGCTCCGGCAGATTGCCAACCGGGGACGCGATTACGAACGGGGAATCCCGGCCGAATACCTGGAGAAAATACACCGCGGCTACTTTGACTTTATGCGAAATTCCCCGGAACTCAATACGCTGGTGATCGATGTAAGCGAACTCGATTTCGTGGCCAACCCGGAAGATTACGAGCAGGTCCTGAACGAGATGTCTGCCCGGATCCTCCGGGAGGGGGATGTTAAAGTCTAG
- a CDS encoding RNA methyltransferase, producing MRKLKNEELGRLDVAAFKEAPKTPAVLILDNIRSLHNVGSVFRTADAFRVEKVWLCGITAQPPHKDIRKTALGATESVAWEYAGDTLQVLDRLETTHECWALEQAEGAVSLGEFRPEPGKRYAFVLGHEVKGVSQAVIDRCRGVVEIPQLGTKHSLNISVAAGVLLWDFYLKQARDLE from the coding sequence ATGCGTAAACTGAAAAACGAAGAACTCGGCAGACTGGATGTCGCGGCCTTTAAGGAAGCGCCCAAAACGCCTGCCGTGCTCATTCTGGACAATATTAGGAGCCTGCACAATGTAGGTTCCGTATTCCGGACGGCCGATGCCTTCCGGGTGGAAAAGGTCTGGCTCTGCGGAATCACGGCCCAGCCGCCCCACAAGGATATCCGCAAGACGGCCCTGGGGGCCACGGAAAGTGTTGCCTGGGAATACGCCGGGGATACGCTTCAGGTCCTGGACCGGCTGGAAACCACCCACGAGTGCTGGGCCCTGGAGCAGGCGGAAGGGGCGGTGTCCCTGGGGGAATTCCGGCCGGAGCCCGGTAAGCGGTACGCCTTTGTCCTCGGCCACGAGGTGAAAGGGGTTTCCCAGGCAGTGATAGACCGCTGCCGGGGGGTGGTTGAAATCCCCCAGTTGGGGACGAAGCATTCCCTGAATATCTCAGTGGCTGCCGGCGTGCTCCTCTGGGATTTTTATTTAAAACAGGCCCGGGACCTGGAATAA
- the mutS gene encoding DNA mismatch repair protein MutS → MAAKKKKETPLMQQYNGIKKRYPDALLLFRVGDFYETFGADAERAAEILDIVLTQRNNGGDQTALAGFPHHALNTYLPKLVKAGQRVAICDQLEDPKQTKTIVKRGVTELVTPGVALGDDMLQAKSNNFLAAVHFGKLRMGISFLDVSTGEFFVSEGNRETTDKWLQNFSPKEILVSKNHRTDFREQFGTAYHTFNLEDWVFQEDYARETLTGHFKTSSLKGFGIDAQPDGIVAAGAVLHYLGETRHRQLGHIGGVRRLASEDYVWMDRFTMQNLELFRTRDPGGVSLLDVVDHTRSPMGGRLLRQWLALPLKDLEAIRKRHRIVAHLNSHPEELGPMREQLRQMGDLERLIAKAAAGKITPRETVHLKNALQAVIPVKQRAAAAAEPALRDLAGSLDDCQALRERIGAVLLEEAPAIIGKGRTVAPGFSEELDELRNLAGSGKDYLEQMLKREQERTGITSLKIASNNVFGYYIEVRNTHKDKVPPEWIRKQTLVSAERYITEELKEYEAKILGAEERILDLEQQLFAQLVVWMQEYIAPVQENARTLARLDCLCGFANLAGQHGYVCPEMTDATDLRITQGRHPVIERQLPPGESYVPNDLHLDREQQQILMITGPNMSGKSAILRQTALIVLLAQIGSFVPAEAARLGVTDKIFTRVGASDNISLGESTFMVEMNEAASILNNLSERSLILLDEIGRGTSTYDGISIAWAIAEYLHQHPARAKTLFATHYHELNEMAGSFARIKNYNVSVKELRDKVLFLRKLEPGGSHHSFGIHVARMAGMPGEVVRKAQKILVQLEKSHAGEELTDGLHAVKEDMQLSFFNLDDPLLEQIREEILDLDIDTLTPVEALMKLNEIKRLLKSKNRASS, encoded by the coding sequence TTGGCAGCCAAAAAGAAAAAGGAGACCCCGCTCATGCAGCAATACAACGGGATCAAGAAACGATACCCGGATGCCCTGCTCCTGTTTCGCGTGGGCGATTTCTACGAGACCTTTGGTGCAGATGCCGAGCGGGCAGCAGAAATCCTGGACATCGTCCTGACCCAGCGCAACAACGGGGGCGACCAGACCGCCCTGGCCGGTTTCCCGCACCACGCCCTGAACACCTACCTGCCCAAACTCGTCAAGGCCGGGCAACGGGTGGCCATCTGCGACCAGCTCGAGGATCCGAAACAAACCAAGACCATCGTCAAACGGGGGGTAACCGAACTGGTGACCCCGGGGGTGGCCCTGGGCGACGACATGCTGCAGGCAAAATCCAACAACTTCCTGGCTGCCGTACACTTTGGCAAATTGCGGATGGGCATTTCCTTCCTGGACGTCTCCACGGGGGAATTCTTCGTCAGCGAGGGCAACCGGGAAACCACGGACAAATGGCTCCAAAATTTCAGCCCGAAGGAAATACTGGTCTCCAAGAATCACCGCACCGACTTCAGGGAGCAGTTCGGCACCGCCTACCATACGTTTAACCTGGAAGACTGGGTGTTCCAGGAGGACTACGCCCGGGAGACGCTGACCGGCCACTTTAAGACCAGCAGCCTGAAGGGTTTTGGCATCGATGCCCAGCCGGACGGGATCGTTGCCGCGGGGGCTGTTTTGCACTACCTGGGCGAAACCCGGCACCGGCAACTCGGGCACATTGGCGGGGTGCGCCGCCTCGCCTCGGAAGACTATGTGTGGATGGACCGGTTTACCATGCAAAACCTGGAGCTGTTCCGCACCCGCGACCCCGGGGGCGTTTCCCTGCTCGACGTGGTGGACCATACCCGATCCCCCATGGGCGGGCGCCTGCTCCGGCAATGGCTCGCATTGCCCCTCAAGGACCTGGAGGCCATCCGAAAGCGCCACCGCATTGTGGCGCACCTCAACTCCCACCCGGAGGAACTCGGGCCGATGCGGGAACAGCTCCGGCAAATGGGCGACCTGGAACGGCTGATTGCCAAGGCAGCCGCCGGCAAGATCACCCCCCGGGAAACCGTCCATTTAAAAAATGCGCTGCAGGCCGTAATCCCCGTGAAACAACGGGCTGCTGCCGCTGCAGAACCCGCGCTCCGGGACCTGGCCGGCAGCCTGGACGATTGCCAGGCCCTGCGGGAACGGATAGGGGCCGTCCTGCTGGAAGAAGCCCCGGCCATTATCGGCAAGGGACGTACGGTAGCGCCCGGTTTCTCCGAAGAACTCGACGAGCTCCGCAACCTGGCCGGATCCGGCAAGGACTACCTGGAGCAAATGCTGAAACGGGAACAGGAACGCACCGGGATTACCTCCCTGAAAATCGCCTCAAACAACGTCTTCGGGTATTACATCGAAGTGCGCAACACGCACAAGGATAAGGTGCCCCCGGAATGGATCCGCAAGCAGACGCTGGTGAGCGCCGAGCGCTATATCACCGAGGAACTCAAGGAATACGAGGCCAAAATCCTGGGGGCCGAGGAGCGCATCCTGGACCTGGAGCAACAGCTCTTTGCCCAACTGGTGGTCTGGATGCAGGAATACATCGCCCCCGTACAGGAAAATGCCCGGACGCTGGCCCGGCTGGACTGCCTGTGCGGCTTTGCAAACCTCGCCGGGCAACACGGGTATGTGTGCCCCGAGATGACCGACGCCACCGACCTGCGCATCACCCAGGGCCGCCACCCAGTCATTGAGCGCCAACTGCCCCCCGGGGAATCCTATGTGCCCAACGACCTCCACCTGGACCGGGAGCAGCAGCAGATCCTGATGATCACGGGCCCGAACATGAGCGGGAAATCGGCCATCCTCCGGCAGACCGCCCTGATTGTGCTGCTGGCGCAGATCGGGAGCTTTGTGCCCGCGGAGGCTGCCCGGCTGGGCGTCACGGACAAGATATTTACCCGCGTGGGGGCCAGCGACAATATTTCCCTGGGGGAATCCACCTTTATGGTAGAGATGAACGAGGCGGCTTCCATCCTGAACAACCTCTCGGAGCGCAGCCTGATCCTGCTGGACGAAATTGGCCGGGGCACGAGCACCTACGACGGCATCTCCATTGCCTGGGCCATTGCCGAATACCTGCACCAGCACCCGGCCCGCGCCAAGACGCTTTTCGCCACCCACTACCACGAACTCAACGAAATGGCCGGCAGCTTTGCCCGGATCAAAAATTACAATGTGTCCGTGAAGGAGCTCCGGGACAAGGTGCTATTCCTTCGCAAACTGGAACCCGGCGGCAGCCACCACAGCTTTGGCATCCACGTGGCGCGCATGGCGGGCATGCCGGGGGAAGTGGTCCGCAAGGCCCAGAAAATTCTTGTTCAGCTCGAAAAATCCCATGCGGGGGAAGAACTCACCGACGGGTTGCACGCGGTAAAGGAAGACATGCAGCTGAGCTTTTTCAACCTGGACGACCCGCTTTTGGAACAGATCCGGGAGGAAATCCTGGACCTGGACATCGATACGCTCACCCCGGTAGAAGCCCTGATGAAACTCAACGAGATCAAGCGGCTGCTCAAATCCAAGAACCGGGCCTCTTCCTGA
- the ggt gene encoding gamma-glutamyltransferase produces the protein MKKFLILIPILAFTLSTSAQDRLTGETHTTRSEILARNGMAATSQPLATQVALDILKKGGTAMDAAIAANAVLGLVEPASCGIGGDIFAIVWDADDQKLYGFNGSGRAPQSLSIDYFMERDMRYVPFSGPLPVTVPGCVDGWFALHKKFGELPMKEILQPAIDYGREGFPVSEVIAYEMERSYPYSQDQPGFAETYMPNGRPPKKGEVFQNPDLASTYEMIAKGGRDAFYKGDIARTIDSYMKKHDGFLSYEDLAAHTSNWVEPVSVNYRGYDIWELPPNGQGTAALQMLNILEGFDIASMGFGSTDYLHVLTEAKKLAYEDRAKFYSDPEFNDIPLEELLSDAYADQRRSLIDMDRAADSYPAGDMEIEAGNTTYLTVADEDGNMVSLIQSIYSEFASGMVPDGLGFVLQNRGQMFNVQDPGHANALEPGKRPFHTIIPAFITKDGRPVLSFGLMGGAVQPQGHTQIVVNIVDFGMNLQEAGDAPRMRHSGSSQPTGSKMTNGGTLNLESGFDYQTVRELEKKGHAVAFAVGIYGGYQAIGVDLPNKVYTGASESRKDGQAAGY, from the coding sequence ATGAAAAAGTTCCTCATCCTTATTCCCATCCTGGCATTTACCTTATCCACCTCGGCACAGGACCGCCTCACCGGGGAGACCCATACCACCCGCTCCGAAATCCTGGCGCGAAACGGCATGGCCGCCACCAGCCAGCCACTGGCCACACAGGTAGCCCTGGACATCCTCAAAAAAGGGGGCACAGCCATGGATGCAGCCATTGCTGCCAATGCGGTATTGGGCCTGGTGGAACCGGCAAGCTGCGGTATAGGCGGGGATATCTTTGCCATCGTCTGGGATGCGGATGACCAGAAACTCTACGGTTTCAACGGGAGCGGCCGGGCGCCCCAATCCCTTTCAATCGACTATTTTATGGAGCGCGACATGCGTTATGTGCCTTTTAGCGGCCCGTTGCCGGTAACCGTCCCCGGCTGTGTGGACGGCTGGTTTGCCCTGCACAAAAAATTTGGGGAACTCCCCATGAAGGAAATCCTCCAGCCCGCCATCGACTACGGCCGGGAGGGCTTCCCGGTATCCGAAGTCATCGCCTATGAAATGGAACGCTCTTATCCGTATTCCCAGGACCAGCCCGGCTTTGCCGAGACCTATATGCCAAATGGCAGGCCCCCGAAAAAGGGGGAGGTCTTTCAAAACCCGGACCTGGCCAGCACGTATGAAATGATCGCCAAGGGAGGTCGGGATGCCTTTTACAAAGGCGACATCGCCCGCACCATCGACAGCTACATGAAAAAACACGACGGGTTTCTCTCCTACGAGGACCTGGCCGCCCACACTTCCAACTGGGTTGAGCCGGTAAGCGTCAATTACCGGGGTTACGACATCTGGGAACTGCCCCCGAACGGACAGGGGACGGCAGCGTTGCAGATGCTCAATATCCTGGAGGGCTTTGATATTGCGTCCATGGGATTTGGCAGCACAGACTACCTGCACGTGCTTACAGAAGCGAAAAAACTGGCCTACGAAGACCGGGCAAAATTCTACTCGGACCCTGAATTCAACGACATCCCCCTGGAAGAACTCCTCTCCGATGCCTATGCGGACCAACGGCGGTCGCTCATCGATATGGACCGGGCTGCGGATTCCTATCCGGCCGGCGATATGGAAATCGAGGCGGGGAATACCACCTACCTGACCGTGGCGGATGAGGACGGGAACATGGTTTCCCTGATCCAGAGCATCTATTCGGAATTTGCCTCGGGGATGGTTCCCGACGGGCTGGGGTTTGTATTGCAGAACCGGGGGCAGATGTTCAATGTACAGGACCCGGGTCACGCCAATGCGCTGGAACCCGGCAAGCGGCCCTTCCACACCATCATCCCCGCTTTTATAACTAAGGACGGGAGGCCCGTACTCAGCTTCGGCCTGATGGGCGGGGCCGTGCAGCCCCAGGGACACACGCAGATCGTGGTGAATATCGTCGACTTCGGGATGAACCTGCAGGAAGCGGGCGACGCCCCCCGGATGCGCCACAGCGGCAGTTCCCAGCCCACAGGTTCTAAAATGACCAACGGGGGCACCCTGAACCTGGAAAGCGGGTTCGACTACCAAACGGTACGCGAACTGGAGAAAAAGGGGCATGCCGTAGCCTTTGCCGTGGGCATCTACGGCGGCTACCAGGCCATCGGCGTGGATTTGCCGAACAAAGTATATACCGGTGCCTCCGAATCCCGGAAGGATGGGCAGGCGGCGGGTTATTAA
- a CDS encoding DUF885 domain-containing protein codes for MLSRILPTEYPLRLTAVLFAFVLLVSCGEETESAPDQKEALNAWFDEKFEEELMMSPLQLTVMGRKELYDQIDDMSLEAQAEHLAWKEATVEELRSKFDYESLDETDRTSYDLWIYQYEMEKAGEPFWGMNYVFDQMRGMHTTLPNFLINFHRVDSLPDMEAYISRVGELGRAMEQLTARAREQAADGILPPKFAFETVLKQTRALLEGKPFTDSGDSAPLLADMERKIAALQEKGEITQEQADSLGQAAAEALTTSFEPAYRDLVAWLEAEMPNAPESPTGVSRHPNGEAYYNHRLKASTTTDLTADEVHQIGLDEVARIQEEMRAIMEEVGFEGDLKAFFEFVNTDEQFFFPNNDEGRQAYLDESTAYLDAMYAKLPDYFGILPKAGLDVKRVETFREQDGAPQHYYPGTPDGSRNGTYYAHLSDMTAMPKSTMEGVAYHEGVPGHHMQISIAQELESVPKFRTQAGFTAYSEGWGLYSESLAGEMGGYENPYYDFGRLVNEIWRAIRLVVDTGLHSKGWTEADGIRYFEENSSIAPGAIKAEVQRYMVMPGQATAYKIGMLKIQELRQKAETELGDQFDIRAFHDTILGGGAMPLELLERRVNEWIRETKAATPPIKEG; via the coding sequence ATGCTTTCCCGTATACTGCCCACCGAATATCCACTGCGCCTGACGGCCGTGCTCTTTGCTTTTGTGCTCCTCGTCTCCTGCGGGGAGGAAACCGAATCGGCGCCCGACCAGAAAGAAGCCCTGAACGCCTGGTTTGACGAAAAATTCGAAGAGGAACTCATGATGAGCCCGTTGCAGCTCACCGTCATGGGCCGCAAGGAACTCTACGACCAGATAGACGACATGAGCCTGGAGGCCCAGGCGGAACATCTGGCCTGGAAGGAGGCCACCGTGGAGGAACTCCGCTCGAAATTTGATTACGAAAGCCTGGACGAAACGGACAGGACCTCCTACGACCTCTGGATCTACCAGTACGAAATGGAGAAAGCGGGCGAACCTTTCTGGGGGATGAATTACGTGTTCGACCAGATGCGCGGCATGCATACCACCCTTCCGAATTTTCTGATCAACTTCCACCGGGTGGACAGCCTGCCGGATATGGAGGCTTATATTTCCCGGGTAGGGGAATTGGGACGTGCCATGGAGCAACTAACTGCCAGGGCCCGGGAACAGGCAGCCGACGGGATCCTGCCGCCGAAATTCGCATTTGAAACCGTATTGAAACAAACCCGGGCCCTGCTGGAGGGGAAGCCTTTTACGGATTCGGGCGACAGTGCTCCGCTACTGGCCGATATGGAACGGAAAATCGCCGCCTTGCAGGAGAAAGGGGAAATTACCCAGGAGCAGGCCGATTCCCTGGGCCAGGCAGCAGCGGAAGCTCTGACAACCTCCTTTGAACCGGCGTACCGCGATTTGGTGGCCTGGTTGGAGGCCGAGATGCCGAATGCACCGGAAAGCCCCACCGGCGTGAGCCGCCATCCGAACGGTGAGGCGTACTACAACCACCGGCTGAAGGCATCGACCACTACCGACCTGACCGCCGACGAGGTGCATCAGATTGGCCTGGACGAGGTAGCCCGGATCCAGGAAGAGATGCGGGCCATCATGGAAGAGGTCGGGTTTGAGGGAGATTTAAAGGCATTCTTTGAATTCGTCAACACGGACGAGCAGTTTTTCTTCCCGAATAACGATGAAGGCCGGCAGGCTTACCTGGACGAATCTACCGCCTACCTGGATGCCATGTACGCCAAGCTGCCGGACTATTTTGGAATCCTGCCCAAGGCGGGCCTGGACGTAAAGCGCGTGGAGACCTTCCGCGAGCAGGACGGCGCCCCGCAACACTATTACCCGGGCACCCCGGACGGTTCCCGAAACGGCACGTACTACGCCCACCTGTCGGATATGACGGCCATGCCCAAGTCCACCATGGAAGGGGTGGCCTACCACGAAGGCGTCCCCGGGCACCACATGCAAATATCCATCGCCCAGGAGCTGGAATCCGTGCCCAAGTTCCGCACCCAGGCCGGTTTTACGGCCTACAGCGAAGGTTGGGGCCTGTATTCGGAGAGCCTGGCTGGGGAAATGGGCGGCTATGAGAACCCCTATTACGATTTTGGCCGGTTGGTAAACGAAATCTGGCGGGCCATCCGCCTGGTGGTGGATACCGGCCTGCACTCCAAGGGCTGGACCGAGGCCGACGGCATCCGGTATTTTGAGGAAAACTCTTCGATTGCACCCGGGGCCATCAAGGCGGAAGTACAGCGCTATATGGTGATGCCCGGGCAGGCTACTGCCTACAAGATCGGGATGCTGAAAATCCAGGAATTACGCCAAAAGGCCGAAACGGAACTCGGCGACCAGTTTGATATCCGCGCCTTCCACGATACGATCCTGGGTGGGGGCGCTATGCCGCTTGAACTCCTTGAGCGTCGCGTGAATGAATGGATTCGGGAAACCAAGGCGGCCACCCCGCCGATTAAGGAGGGGTAG